A single region of the Apodemus sylvaticus chromosome 7, mApoSyl1.1, whole genome shotgun sequence genome encodes:
- the Mobp gene encoding myelin-associated oligodendrocyte basic protein isoform X1, translating into MSQKMAKEGPRLSKNQKFSEHFSIHCCPPFTFLNSKREIVDRKYSICKSGCFYQKKEEDWICCACQKTSRRATSPQRPKHQPAASPVVVRAPPAKPKSPLMPAKPRSPPRPAKPRSPSRTERQPRPRPEVRPPPAKQKPPQKSKQPARSSPVRGPGTSRGGSPTRASRFW; encoded by the exons ATGAGTCAGAAAATGGCCAAGGAGGGCCCCAGGCTCTCCAAGAACCAGAAGTTCTCGGAGCACTTCAGCATTCACTGTTGCCCCCCCTTCACCTTCCTCAACTCCAAGCGTGAGATCGTGGACCGCAAGTACAGCATCTGCAAGAGCGGTTGCTTCTaccagaagaaggaggaggactggaTCTGCTGTGCCTGCCAGAAGACCAG CCGCCGTGCCACATCCCCTCAGAGGCCCAAGCACCAGCCAGCTGCGTCCCCAGTGGTGGTCAGAGCGCCGCCAGCCAAGCCAAAGTCCCCTCTGATGCCAGCCAAGCCAAGGTCCCCTCCGAGGCCAGCCAAGCCAAGGTCCCCTTCACGGACTGAGCGCCAGCCGCGTCCCCGCCCAGAGGTCCGACCACCACCAGCCAAGCAGAAGCCCCCTCAGAAGTCTAAGCAGCCAGCACGCAGCAGCCCTGTCAGAGGGCCAGGCACCAGCCGCGGGGGGTCTCCCACCAGAGCTTCTAGGTTCTGGTAA